In one window of Camelina sativa cultivar DH55 chromosome 15, Cs, whole genome shotgun sequence DNA:
- the LOC104746308 gene encoding protein disulfide-isomerase SCO2 — protein sequence MFRLYPYRSLPSHRPLVYLPRLPSRSFRCRATADIPLGDGIRLPREPDSASETARSRDVSVSAGGNGEGAKWRKRRLLWSKSGQSYLVDDGDALPLPMTYPDTSPVSPDVIDRRLQCDPVVEDCKEVVYEWTGKCRSCQGSGTVSYYKKRGKEVICKCIPCQGIGYVQKITSRTDIDVMEDLDKETS from the exons ATGTTCCGATTATACCCTTATCGCTCTCTGCCTTCTCACAGACCTCTCGTTTACCTTCCTCGTCTTCCTTCACGCTCCTTCCGTTGCCGCGCCACCGCAGATATCCCCCTTGGCGACGGAATCCGATTACCACGAGAGCCGGATTCAGCCTCTGAGACGGCGAGGTCTCGGGATGTTTCCGTCTCCGCCGGTGGGAATGGTGAAGGAGCTaagtggaggaagaggaggttGCTTTGGTCGAAAAGTGGACAGAGTTATTTGGTAGATGACGGCGACGCGCTTCCTCTTCCTATGACTTATCCTGATACATCCCCTGTGTCGCCTGATGTGATTGACCGGAGGTTGCAATGTGATCCTGTAGTcgag GATTGCAAGGAAGTGGTTTATGAGTGGACTGGCAAGTGTAGAAGTTGTCAAGGGTCTGGAACTGTCAGCTATTACAAGAAAAGGGGTAAAGAGGTTATATGCAAATGCATACCATGCCAAGGGATTG GATATGTGCAGAAAATAACATCTAGGACGGACATTGATGTGATGGAAGATTTAGATAAGGAAACATCTTGA
- the LOC104746306 gene encoding putative leucine-rich repeat receptor-like serine/threonine-protein kinase At2g14440, producing MSLFFFFLLSCFSISHALPPPRGFFLNCGSSSSTNQNEIDYTPDEGFISVGNTTTIKQKDLIPILSTLRYFPDKSSRKHCYNFPVAKASKYLIRTTYYYGNFDGKNNPPVFDQIVGGTKWSVVNTSEDYAKGQSSYYEIIVGVPGNRLSVCLAKNAHTLSSSPFISALDVQSLEDTMYNSTDLGSFKLSLVARNSFGGDGEIISYPDDRYNRIWLPFSDQKHPTVTSQSRINPSNFWNVPPPEAFVEGFTASNGKPLELQWPPFPLPATKYYVALYFQDNRSPGPMSWRAFDVSVNGLSFLRKLNVSTNGVMVYSGQWPLSGQTQITLTPAKDAPVGPVINAGEVFQVLPLGGTTNIKDAIALEDLLESIKQPPVDWSGDPCLPRANSWTGLTCSKEKITRVISLNLTNLGLSGSLPPSINMMTALKDLWLGKNKLTGPIPDLSPMTRLETLHLEDNQFTGAIPESLAKLPSLRILSIKNNKLTGTIPSVILQKKGLTIQASPENMPSTNKTGQIRVANS from the exons AtgtctttattcttcttctttctcttatcATGCTTCTCCATCTCTCACGCTCTCCCTCCTCCTCGAG GTTTCTTCTTAAATTGTGGATCGTCTTCTTCAACGAATCAGAACGAGATAGATTACACACCGGACGAAGGATTCATCTCCGTTGGAAACACGACGACTATAAAGCAAAAAGACCTCATTCCGATCCTCTCCACACTACGTTACTTCCCTGACAAGTCATCGCGTAAACACTGTTATAACTTCCCTGTCGCCAAGGCCTCCAAGTATCTGATTAGAACCACTTACTACTATGGTAACTTTGACGGTAAAAACAACCCACCTGTGTTCGATCAGATCGTCGGAGGCACGAAATGGAGCGTTGTGAATACATCAGAGGATTACGCCAAGGGTCAGAGTTCTTATTACGAGATCATTGTTGGTGTTCCTGGGAATAGATTAAGTGTTTGTCTAGCCAAGAATGCACATACCCTTTCGTCGTCGCCTTTTATATCGGCTTTAGATGTCCAATCTCTTGAAGATACAATGTACAATTCCACGGACCTCGGGTCCTTCAAGCTCAGTCTTGTAGCCAGGAACAGCTTTGGAGGAGACGGAGAGATTATCAG CTATCCAGATGATCGATACAACCGTATATGGCTACCGTTTTCGGACCAGAAGCATCCAACAGTGACTTCTCAAAGCAGGATCAACCCGTCAAACTTCTGGAATGTTCCACCGCCTGAAGCCTTTGTGGAAGGATTCACAGCAAGTAACGGGAAGCCTCTAGAGCTTCAATGGCCGCCATTTCCTCTTCCGGCCACAAAATATTATGTAGCTCTGTATTTTCAGGACAATCGGAGTCCAGGCCCCATGAGCTGGAGAGCTTTTGATGTCTCAGTCAATGGACTTTCCTTTTTGAGGAAGCTCAATGTGAGCACTAATGGGGTTATGGTTTACTCTGGCCAGTGGCCTTTGTCGGGTCAGACTCAAATCACATTGACTCCGGCCAAGGATGCTCCCGTTGGACCCGTAATTAACGCCGGAGAAGTGTTTCAAGTTCTTCCTCTAGGTGGAACCACTAATATTAAAGATG CAATTGCACTGGAAGATCTGTTAGAGAGCATCAAACAGCCTCCAGTGGATTGGTCAGGCGACCCATGCCTCCCTCGTGCTAACTCGTGGACTGGCCTAACTTGTTCCAAAGAAAAAATCACCAGAGTGATTTCTTT aaATCTGACAAATCTTGGACTATCTGGTTCTCTACCACCAAGCATAAACATGATGACTGCCCTTAAGGATCT ATGGTTGGGGAAGAACAAACTCACAGGACCGATCCCAGATTTGAGTCCAATGACGAGATTAGAAACTCT ACATTTAGAGGACAATCAGTTCACTGGAGCGATTCCTGAATCACTTGCAAAGCTTCCCAGTCTCCGTATACT GtccatcaagaacaacaagCTTACAGGTACAATTCCTAGTGTAATCCTCCAGAAAAAGGGCCTAACTATTCA GGCGTCTCCTGAGAACATGCCAAGCACAAATAAGACAGGCCAAATTCGGGTTGCTAACAGCTGA
- the LOC104746309 gene encoding protein CYPRO4-like, which yields MGTSQSREDRITESDTESDSDYYDEEENEDQYDDVRKKQESSPSSTGPSDSSSLDIEQKLKALKLKYPSSSSSSSSSSVTPKIKNAVKLYRHIGGNTPKAKWIVSDKMTSYKFVKTSMGDGDDIGDYDDCEESGEGGESFWFLGVGDGSKVKARVSTDMQLKMFGDQRRVDFVSNGVWALKFLTDEDYRKFVTRFQDYLFENVYKIKASEESRIKVYGKDFIGWANPEAADDSMWEDAEAPPDEEDTQAKENRDLTEEFEEVANGGVQSLTLGALDNSFLVNDYGVQVYRNMERGIHGKGVCVRFDTGNSKFGSGSSSQTTPNKALLMRAETNMMLMSPAKQGKPNSTGVKQLDIESGKIVSEWKFEKDGTEITMRDIINDTKGSQLDPSESTFLGLDDNRLCQWDMRDRRGIVQNIESPILEWTQGHQFSRGTNFQCFATTGDGSIVVGSLDGKIRLYSKTSMRMAKTAFPGLGSPITHVDVSYDGKWILGTTDTYLVLICTLFTDKDGRTKTGFSGRMGNKIPAPRLLKLTPLDSHLAGKDNKFHGGHFSWVTESGRQERHIVATVGKFSVIWDLERVKNSAHECYRNQQGLKSCYCYKILLKDESIVESRFMHDNFSFSGNKSPEAPLVVATPQKVSSISLSGKRL from the exons ATGGGAACTTCACAGAGTCGGGAAGATCGGATCACCGAATCGGATACTGAATCCGATTCAGATTACtatgacgaagaagaaaacgagGATCAGTACGATGACGTCAGGAAAAAGCAAGAATCATCACCTTCTTCTACAGGACCATCAGATTCATCGTCTCTCGATATTGAGCAGAAGCTTAAAGCCTTAAAGCTGAaatacccttcttcttcttcttcttcttcttcttcttccgtgaCGCCGAAGATCAAGAACGCTGTTAAGCTTTACCGCCATATCGGTGGGAACACACCCAAAGCGAAATGGATCGTTAGTGATAAAATGACTTCTTACAAGTTCGTCAAGACATCGATGGGGGATGGAGACGATATTGGTGATTACGATGATTGTGAAGAATCAGGTGAAGGAGGTGAGTCCTTTTGGTTTCTAGGTGTTGGTGATGGTTCTAAGGTGAAAGCTAGGGTTTCTACTGATATGCAGTTGAAGATGTTTGGTGATCAACGTAGGGTTGATTTTGTTAGTAATGGTGTTTGGGCTTTGAAGTTTTTGACGGATGAGGATTATAGGAAGTTTGTTACTAGGTTCCAGGACTATTTGTTTGAGAATGTGTATAAGATCAAGGCGAGTGAGGAGAGCAGGATTAAAGTCTATGGGAAAGATTTTATTGGTTGGGCTAATCCTGAGGCTGCTGATGATTCTATGTGGGAGGATGCTGAAGCTCCACCTGATGAAGAGGATACTCAAGCTAAGGAAAATAGGGATTTGACTGAAGAGTTCGAAGAGGTTGCTAATGGTGGAGTGCAGAGTTTGACTTTGGGAGCGTTGGATAATTCGTTTTTGGTGAATGATTATGGTGTTCAGGTTTATAGGAATATGGAGCGTGGGATTCATGGGAAAGGTGTGTGTGTGAGATTTGATACTGGAAACTCCAAGTTTGGATCGGGTTCTTCTAGCCAGACTACACCAAACAAGGCTCTTTTGATGAGGGCAGAGACTAATATGATGCTGATGAGTCCAGCTAAACAAGGGAAACCGAACTCTACTGGTGTTAAGCAGCTTGACATAGAGTCCGGGAAGATTGTGTCTGAATGGAAGTTTGAGAAAGATGGGACTGAAATTACCATGAGAGACATAATAAATGATACCAAAGGGTCGCAGCTAGATCCATCAGAGTCTACGTTTTTGGGATTGGATGACAATAGGCTGTGCCAGTGGGATATGAGGGACAGGAGAGGTATAGTGCAGAACATCGAGTCTCCCATCTTGGAATGGACACAAGGCCATCAGTTTTCTAGAGGAACAAATTTCCAGTGCTTTGCTACTACTGGAGATGGGTCAATCGTTGTGGGATCGCTTGATGGAAAGATAAGGCTGTATTCAAAGACCTCAATGAGAATGGCAAAAACGGCTTTTCCAGGACTCGGTTCACCAATTACACATGTGGACGTCTCTTATGATGGGAAATGGATATTGGGCACAACAGATACATACTTGGTTCTTATATGCACCCTTTTCACAGACAAAGATGGTCGGACAAAAACAGGTTTCAGCGGAAGAATGGGAAACAAAATACCAGCGCCAAGGCTGCTAAAGCTAACACCACTTGATTCACACTTGGCAGGAAAAGATAACAAGTTTCACGGCGGTCACTTCTCATGG GTAACGGAGAGTGGGAGGCAAGAGAGGCACATAGTAGCAACAGTGGGGAAGTTCAGTGTGATATGGGACTTGGAGCGGGTGAAGAACAGCGCACACGAATGCTATAGGAACCAACAAGGACTCAAGAGCTGTTACTGCTACAAGATCTTGTTGAAGGATGAGTCAATTGTTGAGAGCCGATTCATGCACGATAACTTCTCCTTCTCCGGTAACAAATCGCCAGAAGCACCGCTTGTGGTTGCCACTCCTCAGAAAGTCAGCTCCATTAGCCTTTCTGGAAAACGACTTTAA
- the LOC104746310 gene encoding UPF0496 protein At3g19250-like, whose protein sequence is MPHCPCFMPASQEASLGDDSHPHPSTEGVASSTFNLSRELAHAFQTPSNNDRRSRLLEIDPTPENLELFLSQELKPNKERVQEALKDAKQTPLTQLVSTYFQHSEDATRLCLNLYQNVHSARFHLYTPLLELFSGDPAIDESFCNLAFDVFLKLDTFENPFSSPESFSFRDIKLCINQLKDKLDTRLCKSKSRVRHLHYATAGSALCLVTAVTASAVVIAYHALPTLLVVAGPLCSPYLPLSFKRKELTNISQLNAAAKGAFVLNIDLDTIDCLVSRLHMGIKNDKLLIRLGLERGRDMYSIQEFVKQLRKSHVNQTHQLDVLVAHICRSFSNVNKFRSLLLNEILTPRA, encoded by the exons ATGCCGCACTGTCCTTGCTTTATGCCCGCTTCTCAAGAGGCCTCTCTCGGCGACGACTCTCATCCACATCCTTCCacag AAGGTGTGGCCTCCTCCACTTTTAACCTCAGCCGCGAGTTGGCTCACGCTTTTCAAACTCCTTCCAACAACGACAGACGTTCACGGCTTCTTGAGATTGACCCAACTCCAGAAAATCTCGAGCTGTTTCTCTCTCAAGagctcaaaccaaacaaagaaagagttCAAGAAGCTCTTAAAGACGCCAAGCAAACTCCACTCACCCAGCTCGTCTCTACTTACTTCCAACACAGCGAAGATGCTACCCGCCTTTGCTTGAATCTTTACCAGAACGTCCACAGTGCCCGCTTCCACCTCTACACACCTCTCTTAGAACTCTTCAGCGGTGACCCTGCCATTGACGAGTCCTTCTGTAACTTAGCATTCGATGTTTTTCTTAAGCTCGACACTTTTGAAAACCCTTTCTCATCTCCTGAATCTTTCAGCTTTCGAGACATCAAATTATGCATTAACCAGCTGAAGGACAAGCTGGACACCCGTCTCTGTAAGTCTAAGTCACGGGTCCGCCACCTCCACTATGCCACAGCTGGTTCTGCCTTATGTCTTGTTACTGCTGTTACTGCTTCTGCGGTTGTTATCGCCTATCATGCACTGCCCACCCTTCTTGTTGTTGCAGGTCCCTTGTGCAGTCCTTACCTCCCTCTTAGTTTCAAGAGGAAGGAGTTAACTAACATTTCTCAGCTCAATGCTGCTGCCAAGGGTGCTTTTGTGCTCAACATAGATCTTGACACCATTGACTGTCTTGTCTCTCGTTTGCACATGGGGATCAAAAACGACAAGCTTCTCATTCGGCTTGGATTGGAGAGGGGGAGGGACATGTATTCAATTCAGGAGTTTGTGAAACAGCTTCGCAAGAGCCACGTTAACCAGACCCATCAACTCGATGTTCTTGTGGCTCATATTTGCCGCTCGTTCAGTAATGTTAACAAATTCAGATCTTTGCTCCTTAACGAAATCCTTACTCCCAGAGCCTAA
- the LOC104746311 gene encoding LAG1 longevity assurance homolog 2, whose amino-acid sequence MDSVSSRGVDAVVKNIKPSIDVWHFQIAVYFAFGFFFLRLFLDRFVFQRIAVWLVSSTGSDPIKLNDAATRAKIVKCKESLWIFLYYAGCDLFVLNILYHEPWAIDIKLYFHGWPNQDLKLSVMLYYMCQCGFYVYGIAALLAWETRRKDFAVMISHHIITIILISYSYLTSFFRIGAIILALHDASDVFLQAAKIFKYSEKEFGASVFFALFAISWLLLRLIYFPFWIIWATSIELLDYLDMTSAEGTIMYYSFNTMLLMLLVFHIYWWYLICAMIVRLLKNRGKVGEDIRSDSEDDD is encoded by the exons ATGGACTCCGTATCGTCACGCGGCGTAGACGCCGTCGTAAAGAATATTAAACCGTCGATTGACGTCTGGCATTTCCAGATTGCTGTCTATTTCGCTTTCGGATTCTTCTTCCTACGGCTCTTCCTCGATAGATTCGTCTTTCAA AGGATAGCTGTGTGGCTCGTGAGTAGTACTGGTTCTGATCCGATCAAACTGAATGATGCTGCTACAAGGGCTAAGATTGTTAAATGCAAGGAGTCCTTGTGGATATTTTTGTATTATGCTGGTTGTGACCTTTTCGTTCTCAATATCCTTTATCACGAGCCTTGGGCTATAGATATCAAACTCTACTTCCACGGCTGGCCTAATCAAGATTTGAA gCTTTCAGTAATGCTTTACTATATGTGCCAGTGCGGTTTCTATGTGTATGGTATTGCTGCTTTGCTTGCATGGGAGACCAGAAGAAAAGATTTTGCTGTTATGATATCTCACCATATTATTACAATCATCTTGATTAGCTACTCCTACTTAACCAG TTTTTTCCGGATTGGAGCAATCATCCTAGCCCTTCATGATGCAAGTGACGTGTTTTTGCAAGCTGCTAAAATTTTCAAGTACTCTGAAAAAGAATTTGGAGCTAGTGTCTTCTTTGCACTGTTTGCTATCTCCTGGCTGCTGCTACGGTTGATATACTTCCCATTTTGGATCATCTGGGCCACGAG caTTGAACTCCTGGATTATTTGGATATGACATCAGCTGAAGGCACAATCATGTACTATTCTTTCAACACAATGTTACTGATGCTTCTTGTGTTCCACATATATTGGTGGTATCTCATTTGTGCCATGATCGTAAGACTGcttaaaaacagaggaaaagtgGGAGAAGACATTAGATCCG ATTCAGAGGATGATGATTAG
- the LOC104746312 gene encoding abscisic acid 8'-hydroxylase 4 has translation MVELWFLVIPSFILACLLLVRVIVSKKNKNSRCKLPPGSMGWPYLGETLQLYSQDPSVFFTFKQKRYGEIFKTRILGYPCVMLASPEAARFVLVTHAHMFRPTYPRSKEKLIGPSALFFHQGDYHSHIRKLVQSSLYPETIRKLIPDIEHIALSSLQSWSNMGIISTYQEMKKFAFDVGILAIFGHLECSYKEILKHNYNIVEKGYNSFPMSLPGTSYRKSLMARKRLETIVSEIICERREKRVLQTDLLGHLLNLKDEKGSVLTQEQIADNIIGVLFAAQDTTASCLTWILKYLHDDQKLLEAVKAEQRAIYEENTRGKKPLTWGQTRNMPLTYKVIVESLRMASIISFTFREAVVDVEYKGYLIPKGWKVMPLFRNIHHNPKYFSNPEVFDPSRFEVNPKPNTFMPFGSGVHACPGNELAKLQILIFLHHLTSNFRWEVKGGEKGIQYSPFPIPQNGLLATFRRGHPL, from the exons ATGGTTGAACTTTGGTTCCTTGTTATACCAAGCTTCATCTTGGCTTGCTTGCTTTTGGTAAGAGTGATTGTTTCAAAGAAGAATAAGAACAGTAGATGTAAGCTTCCTCCTGGTTCCATGGGATGGCCATACTTAGGAGAGACTCTACAACTCTATTCACAAGACCCCAGTGTTTTCTTCACTTTCAAGCAAAAGAG atatgGAGAGATATTCAAAACCAGAATCCTTGGCTATCCTTGCGTGATGTTGGCTAGCCCTGAGGCCGCGAGGTTTGTCCTTGTGACTCATGCCCATATGTTCAGACCAACTTATCCAAGAAGCAAAGAGAAGCTGATAGGACCCTCTGCGCTCTTCTTCCACCAAGGAGATTATCATTCCCATATAAGGAAACTTGTTCAGTCCTCTTTATACCCTGAAACTATCCGTAAACTCATTCCTGATATCGAACACATTGCCCTTTCTTCCTTACAATCTTGGTCCAATATGGGTATTATCTCCACCTACcaagagatgaagaag TTTGCCTTTGATGTGGGTATTCTAGCCATATTTGGGCATTTGGAGTGTTCTTACAAAGAGATCTTGAAACATAACTACAATATTGTGGAGAAAGGCTACAACTCTTTCCCCATGAGTCTCCCCGGAACATCTTATCGCAAATCTCTCATG GCAAGAAAGCGGCTAGAGACAATAGTAAGCGAGATTATATgcgaaagaagagagaaaagggtcTTGCAAACGGACTTGCTCGGTCATCTACTCAACTTGAAGGATGAAAAAGGCAGTGTGCTAACCCAAGAACAGATTGCAGACAACATCATCGGAGTCCTTTTCGCCGCACAAGACACGACAGCTAGTTGCTTAACTTGGATTCTTAAGTACTTACATGATGATCAGAAGCTTCTGGAAGCTGTTAAG GCTGAGCAAAGGGCTATATATGAAGAAAACACTAGAGGGAAGAAACCTTTAACATGGGGACAAACAAGGAATATGCCATTAACATATAAG GTTATAGTTGAGAGCTTGAGGATGGCAAGCATCATATCCTTCACATTCAGAGAAGCAGTGGTTGATGTTGAATATAAGG GATATTTGATACCCAAGGGATGGAAAGTGATGCCACTATTTCGGAATATTCATCACAATCCGAAATATTTTTCAAACCCTGAGGTTTTCGATCCATCTAGATTCGAG gTGAATCCGAAGCCGAATACGTTCATGCCCTTTGGAAGTGGAGTTCATGCTTGTCCCGGGAACGAACTCGCCAAGTTACAAATTCTTATATTTCTCCACCATTTAACTTCCAATTTccg ATGGGAAGTGAAGGGAGGAGAGAAAGGAATACAATACAGTCCATTTCCAATCCCTCAAAACGGTCTTCTCGCTACATTTCGTCGTGGACATCCTCTTTAA
- the LOC104746313 gene encoding glycoprotein 3-alpha-L-fucosyltransferase A-like isoform X1, with protein MGIFSNLRGPKIGSTLEEELPVVVANGSPSSSSSFRRKVSSFLPICVALVVLIEIGFLSRLDNATLVDTLTGFFTKSSSGLKVGSGIEQCEEWLERVDSVTYSRDFSKDPIFISGTDKDFQSCSVHCAMGFSSDKNPDAAFGLGHQHGTLSIIRSMESAQYYQENDLAHARRKGYDIVMTTSLSSDVPVGYFSWAEYDIMAPVQPKTEKALAAAFISNCAARNFRIQALEALMAANVNIDSYGGCHRNRDGRVETVEALKHYKFSLAFENTNEEDYVTEKFFQSLVAGSVPVVVGAPNIEEFAPSPDSFLHIKQMDDVMSVAKKMKYLADNTDAYNQTLRWKHEGPSDSFKALVDMAAVHSSCRLCIFVATKIREQEEKGLEFKKRPCKCTRGSVTVYHLYVRERGRFDMESIFLKDGNLTLEALKSAIIAKFKSQRHEPIWKKERPAGLRGDGELRVHGIYPLGLTQRQALYNFKFEGNSSLNTHIQSNPCAKFEVVFV; from the exons ATGGGTATCTTCTCCAATCTCCGAGGACCTAAGATTGGATCGACCCTTGAAGAAGAATTGCCTGTTGTTGTAGCTAATggctctccttcttcttcttcctctttcagGCGTAAAGTTTCGAGCTTTTTGCCAATCTGTGTGGCTCTGGTTGTTCTCATCGAGATCGGGTTTCTGTCTCGCCTCGATAACGCTACTTTGGTCGATACCTTGACCGGTTTTTTCACCAAGTCGTCGTCCGGTTTGAAGGTTGGCTCTGGAATTGAGCAGTGCGAGGAGTGGTTGGAGAGAGTGGATTCAGTGACTTATTCTAGAGATTTCAGTAAAGATCCCATCTTTATCTCTGGTACTGATAAG GACTTTCAATCGTGTTCTGTTCATTGTGCAATGGGATTCAGTTCAGATAAGAACCCCGATGCGGCTTTTGGATTAGGTCATCAACATGGAACACTCAGTATAATCCGTTCCATGGAATCAGCTCAGTACTACCAAGAGAATGATCTTGCTCATGCACGACG GAAGGGTTATGATATTGTGATGACAACTAGTCTGTCATCAGATGTTCCTGTTGGGTACTTTTCATGGGCGGAATATGATATTATGGCTCCAGTGCAACCCAAGACTGAGAAAGCTCTTGCAGCAGCTTTTATTTCCAACTGTGCGGCTCGTAACTTCAGGATTCAAGCTCTTGAAGCCTTAATGGCGGCGAATGTTAACATTGATTCTTATGGTGGTTGTCACCGGAACCGAGATGGGAGAG TGGAGACGGTTGAAGCTCTTAAGCATTACAAATTCAGTCTAGCTTTTGAGAACACCAACGAGGAGGATTATGTCACAGAGAAGTTCTTCCAGTCTTTAGTCGCTG GATCTGTCCCTGTGGTTGTTGGAGCTCCAAATATAGAAGAATTTGCACCTTCTCCGGACTCGTTCCTTCACATAAAGCAGATGGATGATGTCATGTCAGTTGCAAAGAAAATGAAGTATCTTGCGGATAACACAGACGCCTATAATCAGACGCTAAG ATGGAAACACGAAGGCCCTTCAGATTCTTTTAAGGCACTTGTTGATATGGCTGCTGTACACTCTTCTTGTCGTCTCTGCATATTCGTGGCTACAAAGATCCGGGAGCAAGAAGAGAAGGGCCTTGAGTTTAAGAAACGACCTTGCAAATGCACTAGAGGCTCAGTGACAGTTTACCATTTGTATGTTAGAGAAAGAGGCCGGTTTGATATGGAATCCATCTTCTTAAA GGATGGGAATCTGACTTTGGAAGCCCTGAAATCTGCGATTATCGCAAAGTTCAAGTCTCAGAGACATGAGCCAATATGGAAGAAGGAGAGACCCGCAGGCTTAAGAGGAGACGGTGAGCTTAGAGTACACGGGATATACCCGCTTGGTTTGACTCAAAGACAAGCCCTTTACAACTTCAAATTCGAAGGAAACTCAAGTCTCAATACTCACATACAGAGTAACCCTTGTGCCAAATTTGAAGTTGTCTTCgtttaa
- the LOC104746313 gene encoding glycoprotein 3-alpha-L-fucosyltransferase A-like isoform X2, which translates to MGIFSNLRGPKIGSTLEEELPVVVANGSPSSSSSFRRKVSSFLPICVALVVLIEIGFLSRLDNATLVDTLTGFFTKSSSGLKVGSGIEQCEEWLERVDSVTYSRDFSKDPIFISGTDKDFQSCSVHCAMGFSSDKNPDAAFGLGHQHGTLSIIRSMESAQYYQENDLAHARRKGYDIVMTTSLSSDVPVGYFSWAEYDIMAPVQPKTEKALAAAFISNCAARNFRIQALEALMAANVNIDSYGGCHRNRDGRGSVPVVVGAPNIEEFAPSPDSFLHIKQMDDVMSVAKKMKYLADNTDAYNQTLRWKHEGPSDSFKALVDMAAVHSSCRLCIFVATKIREQEEKGLEFKKRPCKCTRGSVTVYHLYVRERGRFDMESIFLKDGNLTLEALKSAIIAKFKSQRHEPIWKKERPAGLRGDGELRVHGIYPLGLTQRQALYNFKFEGNSSLNTHIQSNPCAKFEVVFV; encoded by the exons ATGGGTATCTTCTCCAATCTCCGAGGACCTAAGATTGGATCGACCCTTGAAGAAGAATTGCCTGTTGTTGTAGCTAATggctctccttcttcttcttcctctttcagGCGTAAAGTTTCGAGCTTTTTGCCAATCTGTGTGGCTCTGGTTGTTCTCATCGAGATCGGGTTTCTGTCTCGCCTCGATAACGCTACTTTGGTCGATACCTTGACCGGTTTTTTCACCAAGTCGTCGTCCGGTTTGAAGGTTGGCTCTGGAATTGAGCAGTGCGAGGAGTGGTTGGAGAGAGTGGATTCAGTGACTTATTCTAGAGATTTCAGTAAAGATCCCATCTTTATCTCTGGTACTGATAAG GACTTTCAATCGTGTTCTGTTCATTGTGCAATGGGATTCAGTTCAGATAAGAACCCCGATGCGGCTTTTGGATTAGGTCATCAACATGGAACACTCAGTATAATCCGTTCCATGGAATCAGCTCAGTACTACCAAGAGAATGATCTTGCTCATGCACGACG GAAGGGTTATGATATTGTGATGACAACTAGTCTGTCATCAGATGTTCCTGTTGGGTACTTTTCATGGGCGGAATATGATATTATGGCTCCAGTGCAACCCAAGACTGAGAAAGCTCTTGCAGCAGCTTTTATTTCCAACTGTGCGGCTCGTAACTTCAGGATTCAAGCTCTTGAAGCCTTAATGGCGGCGAATGTTAACATTGATTCTTATGGTGGTTGTCACCGGAACCGAGATGGGAGAG GATCTGTCCCTGTGGTTGTTGGAGCTCCAAATATAGAAGAATTTGCACCTTCTCCGGACTCGTTCCTTCACATAAAGCAGATGGATGATGTCATGTCAGTTGCAAAGAAAATGAAGTATCTTGCGGATAACACAGACGCCTATAATCAGACGCTAAG ATGGAAACACGAAGGCCCTTCAGATTCTTTTAAGGCACTTGTTGATATGGCTGCTGTACACTCTTCTTGTCGTCTCTGCATATTCGTGGCTACAAAGATCCGGGAGCAAGAAGAGAAGGGCCTTGAGTTTAAGAAACGACCTTGCAAATGCACTAGAGGCTCAGTGACAGTTTACCATTTGTATGTTAGAGAAAGAGGCCGGTTTGATATGGAATCCATCTTCTTAAA GGATGGGAATCTGACTTTGGAAGCCCTGAAATCTGCGATTATCGCAAAGTTCAAGTCTCAGAGACATGAGCCAATATGGAAGAAGGAGAGACCCGCAGGCTTAAGAGGAGACGGTGAGCTTAGAGTACACGGGATATACCCGCTTGGTTTGACTCAAAGACAAGCCCTTTACAACTTCAAATTCGAAGGAAACTCAAGTCTCAATACTCACATACAGAGTAACCCTTGTGCCAAATTTGAAGTTGTCTTCgtttaa